One window of the Elusimicrobiota bacterium genome contains the following:
- a CDS encoding 1-acyl-sn-glycerol-3-phosphate acyltransferase: MRFVFYNHGALDQTKGCLLVANHPTLLDVVLLISRLPQADCIIKKELMFNPFLKAVVRWAGYIPNDGGTSVVQEAIDKVRRGRKVIIFPEGTRSTRRGLNSFTAGFAHIAVRAHCLIVPLFIHCFPSALTKEDGWFTVPRQRPVLGITVGTVVDPAVLYKTSDPVPVAVRKTTAAVEKYFQEKVDYETRNSFGI; this comes from the coding sequence ATGCGTTTTGTGTTCTACAATCATGGGGCTCTTGATCAAACCAAGGGTTGTTTGTTGGTGGCGAATCACCCCACTTTGTTGGATGTCGTCCTGTTGATATCACGGCTTCCTCAGGCGGATTGCATCATTAAGAAGGAATTGATGTTTAATCCGTTTTTAAAAGCAGTGGTGCGGTGGGCGGGTTATATTCCAAACGATGGGGGGACTTCCGTTGTTCAGGAAGCAATTGATAAAGTCCGGCGGGGTCGAAAAGTTATTATTTTCCCGGAGGGAACACGCTCCACCCGGAGGGGTCTTAATTCTTTCACGGCTGGTTTTGCCCATATTGCTGTTCGAGCACATTGCCTCATCGTTCCGTTATTCATCCATTGCTTTCCATCTGCGTTGACCAAGGAAGATGGATGGTTTACCGTCCCGCGGCAGCGACCGGTTCTTGGGATTACAGTCGGAACAGTTGTGGATCCTGCTGTTTTATATAAAACGTCCGACCCGGTCCCGGTTGCTGTTCGGAAAACGACTGCAGCGGTGGAAAAATATTTTCAGGAGAAAGTAGATTATGAAACCCGAAATAGCTTTGGAATCTGA
- a CDS encoding acyl carrier protein produces the protein MKPEIALESELKQLIVKTLNLEDVKPESIESDQPLFVEGLGLDSIDALELSVAIGKKFGVKIEGKSMDYRKHFSSVNTLAKFIVSQDSEKYRSLP, from the coding sequence ATGAAACCCGAAATAGCTTTGGAATCTGAACTTAAACAGCTCATCGTGAAAACGTTGAACTTAGAGGATGTTAAGCCGGAAAGCATCGAAAGTGACCAACCACTCTTTGTTGAAGGTTTGGGATTAGACTCCATTGATGCTTTGGAACTATCGGTAGCGATCGGTAAAAAATTTGGGGTAAAAATTGAAGGAAAATCCATGGACTACCGGAAACATTTTTCTTCAGTAAACACTTTAGCAAAATTTATTGTTTCTCAAGATTCCGAAAAATATCGGAGTCTTCCATGA
- a CDS encoding acyl carrier protein (carries the fatty acid chain in fatty acid biosynthesis), with product MGDKIRQVFVTEFGIKPDVLKPESRLYADLGLDSIDAIDLVVRLEMETGLKLNIMELKSIRTLQDVIDIVTRRLRDKK from the coding sequence GTGGGGGATAAAATCCGCCAGGTTTTTGTTACCGAGTTCGGCATCAAACCGGACGTTCTCAAACCCGAATCGCGCCTTTACGCCGATTTAGGATTGGACAGCATTGACGCAATCGATTTGGTTGTTCGTCTCGAAATGGAAACCGGTTTGAAGCTCAATATTATGGAATTAAAATCTATTCGAACGTTACAAGACGTGATTGATATCGTTACTCGACGTCTCAGGGATAAAAAGTAG
- a CDS encoding acyl-CoA synthetase, with the protein MGRPDDFVVALDGSTSLQWKGISGHISGLALELQNQESGRWLVSCESPLSFLISLLALWSTDRVAVLPPSHQPRVLSETASDVNGMLTDRSLPPFSLPTFSPLQFTKTGFSWKTLNSSDPLLEIFTSGSTGKPIAVSKTLHQLGKEIDVLESVFGSQLGRSVIFSTVSHQHIYGLLFRVLWPICSGRIFDTQTHLFWKDLMSIISRHPASALITSPSHLERIETWVGQDPSVKNVTTVFSSGGPLSEPHAIRTQSILGQLPIEVFGSTETGGVGWRQQSQGIDPQLWNPFPQVVVSHQDTKGDLLNVRSPFVGNSDLGITLGDRGVVFADGKFRVDGRADRIVKIAEKRVSLDDIENRFSLHPYVKDIKSFVLKPQQERNRCLLSAVIILTDEGRTHLFSHGKFRLIQVFKKYMLDHFEGTVIPRLFRFVEKFPQNFQGKVTLDELSQLFLPIFDKNVTAPILIQKEFNSRGLLLKASVPPNLGYFDGHFPGYPIVPGIVQIQWAIDLIKSWNDKNINLGRLEQVKFKTPMRPGQYFSLQVTLCSTPDTDAMDFLFTHEETVFSSGRFILS; encoded by the coding sequence TTGGGTAGACCAGACGACTTTGTTGTCGCTTTAGATGGCTCGACCTCGCTTCAATGGAAAGGAATTTCGGGTCACATCTCTGGCCTGGCTCTAGAACTTCAAAACCAGGAGTCTGGACGCTGGCTTGTGAGTTGTGAATCCCCATTGTCTTTTCTCATTAGCCTCTTGGCCCTCTGGTCAACCGATCGAGTCGCCGTTCTTCCTCCGAGTCACCAACCACGCGTTTTAAGTGAAACCGCGTCTGACGTAAATGGGATGTTGACGGACCGATCTTTGCCCCCGTTTTCATTGCCAACTTTTTCTCCTCTTCAGTTTACGAAAACAGGGTTTTCATGGAAAACGTTGAATTCCAGTGACCCGCTGTTGGAAATATTTACGTCAGGATCGACAGGGAAACCTATCGCTGTTTCGAAAACATTGCACCAATTGGGTAAAGAGATTGATGTTTTGGAAAGTGTCTTTGGGAGCCAGCTGGGTCGGAGTGTTATCTTTTCAACCGTATCTCATCAACACATTTATGGGCTCCTTTTTCGGGTCCTTTGGCCGATCTGTTCCGGAAGAATCTTTGACACCCAGACGCATCTGTTCTGGAAAGACTTAATGAGCATTATTTCTCGCCATCCCGCTTCGGCCCTCATTACGTCTCCATCCCATTTAGAACGGATTGAAACCTGGGTGGGCCAAGATCCATCAGTTAAAAACGTGACAACTGTCTTTTCTTCTGGTGGTCCTTTATCTGAACCTCACGCCATTCGAACCCAATCGATTTTGGGTCAATTGCCCATTGAAGTGTTTGGGTCAACAGAAACGGGGGGCGTCGGGTGGAGGCAACAGTCACAAGGGATTGATCCTCAACTTTGGAATCCATTCCCCCAAGTCGTCGTTTCTCATCAGGACACAAAAGGAGACCTTTTGAACGTGCGCTCTCCTTTTGTAGGGAATAGCGATCTTGGGATAACCTTAGGAGACCGCGGAGTCGTTTTTGCGGATGGTAAATTTCGGGTTGACGGGCGGGCCGATCGAATCGTTAAAATCGCTGAAAAACGTGTGTCCCTTGACGACATTGAAAATCGATTTTCATTGCATCCCTATGTCAAGGATATAAAATCTTTTGTTCTTAAACCACAGCAGGAAAGAAACAGGTGTTTATTGTCCGCGGTCATTATCTTAACAGATGAAGGTAGAACCCATTTGTTCTCGCACGGGAAGTTCCGTCTCATCCAGGTTTTTAAGAAATATATGCTCGATCATTTTGAAGGGACAGTGATTCCTCGTCTTTTTCGATTCGTGGAAAAGTTTCCTCAGAATTTTCAAGGGAAAGTTACACTAGATGAACTAAGCCAGTTGTTCCTCCCCATTTTCGATAAAAATGTAACGGCGCCAATTCTCATTCAAAAAGAATTTAATTCGAGAGGCCTCCTTTTGAAAGCTTCCGTTCCTCCTAACTTAGGTTATTTCGATGGACATTTTCCGGGATACCCCATTGTTCCTGGTATTGTTCAAATCCAATGGGCCATCGATTTAATTAAATCCTGGAATGATAAAAACATTAATCTGGGCCGACTTGAACAAGTTAAATTCAAAACACCCATGAGACCCGGGCAGTATTTTTCACTTCAAGTGACCCTTTGTTCAACACCCGATACGGATGCGATGGATTTCTTGTTCACTCACGAGGAAACTGTATTTAGTTCGGGACGATTTATCCTGTCATGA
- a CDS encoding glycosyltransferase family 2 protein: MNVHKSVSEVVRFCVVIPVFRHAEPLRKILVSLDLFELPVLLVDDGNDPPLLDTLSNDISNRPWVRIERISTNSGKGAASMVGLRWAFRQGFSNAIFLDADGQHDVGEIPRLMEIALSHPNALILGVPVFGTDAPRSRRWGRLLTTSWTWIETLSFDIGDALFGFRCYPVPPAHQLIESVNLNFRMGFDPEIVVRLHWAGVRVVNFKTKVQYPEKGISNFRLVRDNMALCKLHTKLFFGMIIRWVTGKIR, translated from the coding sequence ATGAACGTTCATAAGAGCGTATCAGAAGTCGTTCGATTCTGCGTCGTGATTCCTGTTTTTCGACACGCTGAGCCTCTTCGGAAAATCTTAGTCTCCCTGGATTTATTTGAACTTCCTGTTTTATTGGTTGATGATGGAAACGATCCCCCCTTGTTGGATACACTTTCCAATGACATTTCCAATCGCCCCTGGGTTCGGATTGAAAGGATTTCAACAAATTCCGGGAAAGGGGCGGCCTCGATGGTCGGTTTACGGTGGGCATTCCGTCAAGGATTTTCTAACGCAATCTTTTTGGATGCCGATGGGCAACACGATGTGGGGGAGATTCCACGGCTTATGGAAATAGCGCTTTCTCACCCCAACGCGCTTATCCTAGGCGTTCCCGTATTTGGGACTGATGCCCCCCGTAGCCGGCGTTGGGGCCGGCTCTTGACAACCAGCTGGACTTGGATCGAAACGTTATCCTTCGATATTGGCGATGCGCTTTTTGGATTTCGATGTTATCCGGTTCCGCCTGCTCATCAATTGATAGAATCCGTCAACTTGAACTTTCGCATGGGTTTTGATCCGGAGATTGTTGTCCGGCTTCACTGGGCTGGTGTTCGCGTTGTCAATTTCAAAACGAAGGTCCAATATCCAGAAAAAGGCATTTCTAATTTTCGTCTTGTAAGAGACAACATGGCCCTTTGTAAACTCCATACCAAGCTATTCTTTGGCATGATCATAAGGTGGGTTACAGGAAAAATCAGATGA
- a CDS encoding aromatic amino acid lyase: MIQKPIVRVGGSAVSIQNIVDVSAGKATVRLSLAPQTLRRIKAGVAFLDRKWRSGSPVYGVTTGYGASVERTVPAPLVHELSQQISRFHRCGLGRFFDEGTTRAILLVRLVSLARGYSGVRIDVLAQLSAFIDREILPRIPEEGSVGASGDLTPLSYVAASLMGEGQVMFRGRTCGASRALRLSGLKPLKLNPKEGLALMNGTSVMTALACLALDRAAYLELFSTRISAWCVWALHGNPGHFEKALFQLKGHPGPVRVAARLWKETAGKGFAHKQNLNTIRLQDTYALRCSPHIIGVLSDALPWMKQHVELELNSSNDNPLVDGEMERIYHGGHFYGGHIAFAMDSLKTAVANIADLMDRQMALLVDVKSNRGLPANLSGASANRVAINHGFKAVQIGTSAWTAEALKHTMPASVFSRSTECHNQDKVSLGTIAARDALRVLELTEQVAAAVLLGAVQAVEIRLKHREIIVSHLPPALSDQLREIRKSIPFLEEDRPLDQDLLHVIQAIRSKQWKL; this comes from the coding sequence ATGATCCAAAAACCGATTGTTCGTGTGGGTGGTTCGGCGGTTTCAATTCAAAACATCGTTGATGTCTCCGCTGGAAAGGCCACTGTTCGTTTATCCCTTGCCCCACAAACGTTGCGTCGAATCAAAGCGGGGGTGGCTTTTCTGGACCGAAAATGGAGGAGTGGTTCCCCGGTTTATGGGGTCACCACAGGATATGGAGCATCCGTCGAACGAACCGTACCTGCCCCATTGGTTCATGAACTTTCTCAGCAAATCTCCCGATTTCACCGGTGTGGATTGGGACGGTTTTTTGATGAAGGAACAACACGAGCGATCCTCTTGGTTCGCTTGGTTTCGCTTGCGCGCGGCTACTCCGGGGTAAGGATCGATGTCTTGGCCCAGCTCTCCGCTTTCATCGATCGGGAAATCCTCCCACGGATCCCGGAGGAGGGATCGGTGGGAGCCAGTGGCGATTTGACACCGTTGTCTTATGTTGCGGCGTCATTGATGGGGGAAGGTCAAGTTATGTTTCGTGGAAGAACGTGTGGAGCTTCACGCGCTTTGCGCCTCAGTGGATTAAAACCTTTAAAATTAAATCCCAAAGAGGGATTGGCGTTGATGAATGGGACAAGTGTTATGACGGCACTTGCCTGCTTGGCACTCGACCGTGCAGCCTACTTGGAACTTTTTTCCACTCGAATATCCGCCTGGTGCGTATGGGCATTGCATGGGAACCCCGGTCATTTTGAAAAAGCTTTGTTCCAGCTGAAGGGGCATCCGGGCCCCGTCCGTGTAGCCGCCCGGCTCTGGAAAGAGACCGCTGGAAAAGGTTTTGCTCACAAACAAAATCTTAACACGATTCGTCTTCAGGATACCTATGCCCTTCGTTGTTCACCCCATATTATTGGAGTTCTTTCGGATGCTCTTCCGTGGATGAAACAACATGTTGAATTGGAACTGAATAGCTCCAACGACAACCCTCTTGTGGATGGGGAAATGGAACGAATTTATCACGGTGGACATTTTTACGGTGGGCATATCGCCTTTGCTATGGACTCCCTTAAAACCGCTGTGGCTAATATTGCCGATTTAATGGACCGGCAAATGGCCCTACTGGTGGATGTTAAAAGCAATCGAGGACTCCCGGCAAATTTGTCGGGAGCCAGTGCGAATCGAGTCGCTATTAACCATGGGTTTAAGGCCGTTCAAATTGGGACTTCCGCCTGGACAGCAGAAGCCCTTAAACATACCATGCCTGCCAGTGTGTTTTCCCGTTCCACCGAATGCCACAACCAAGACAAGGTGAGTTTGGGTACTATCGCCGCGCGTGATGCCCTGCGGGTATTGGAATTAACAGAGCAAGTGGCTGCGGCGGTATTGTTGGGTGCGGTACAGGCGGTTGAGATTCGTTTAAAACATCGGGAAATCATTGTTTCTCATCTTCCCCCAGCACTCTCCGATCAGTTACGGGAAATTCGAAAGTCGATTCCCTTCCTTGAAGAGGACAGGCCCTTAGATCAGGACCTCCTTCACGTCATCCAAGCCATCCGATCAAAACAGTGGAAACTATGA
- a CDS encoding acyl-CoA thioesterase, whose amino-acid sequence MKKTFTAKATDNPLPKRRQSEKVKLTVPFHDVDSLGVVWHGHYYKYFEIARTAFFKRRGFDISEMESSGYVWPIIESHCRYGAPLRYGMSFEVTATLCEVEHRVKFLYSITDRMTRSCLTTGYTIQATVHRRTGTLRLTTPQVLLRRLQ is encoded by the coding sequence ATGAAAAAGACATTCACCGCTAAAGCCACCGACAATCCCTTACCCAAACGTCGCCAATCTGAAAAAGTTAAATTAACGGTCCCCTTCCATGATGTGGACAGTCTGGGTGTGGTTTGGCACGGCCATTATTATAAATACTTTGAAATTGCACGAACGGCTTTTTTTAAACGGCGAGGTTTCGATATTTCTGAAATGGAATCTTCGGGTTATGTCTGGCCTATTATTGAATCCCATTGCCGTTATGGAGCACCGTTACGATACGGCATGTCCTTTGAAGTCACGGCGACTCTTTGCGAGGTGGAACATCGCGTGAAGTTTCTTTATTCCATTACAGATCGAATGACCCGTTCCTGCTTAACCACGGGGTACACGATTCAGGCAACTGTTCATCGCCGAACAGGGACCCTGCGCTTAACCACCCCACAGGTTTTGTTGAGACGGTTGCAATAA
- a CDS encoding outer membrane lipoprotein carrier protein LolA, producing the protein MKRQSCFLYQALLVSTLCFGLVKPVLSFTEQELFSSPVQGETVSAHFQFVIESLSTVRFVRADYSETKKMKLLSHPLQSNGKIIFSPTQGLYRKMEKPFSMEILINQQEFVQRDSIGDINRVHIKSVAPAKAFINFFVSLLGGDQKYWKTHFDVYFLGTHENWWIGFLTKRESPIARHLSRVILQGEGAQFNVVTLVEQNGDRTVTTYSQQHIKTNGEVEFPDAETFPSF; encoded by the coding sequence ATGAAACGTCAATCCTGTTTTCTTTATCAGGCCCTTTTGGTTAGCACTCTCTGTTTCGGTCTAGTAAAGCCCGTTTTATCGTTTACCGAGCAAGAATTGTTTTCTTCTCCCGTTCAAGGGGAAACCGTGTCCGCCCATTTCCAATTCGTCATCGAATCGTTGTCAACGGTTCGCTTCGTTCGGGCCGACTATTCTGAAACTAAAAAAATGAAATTATTATCTCACCCTCTCCAATCCAATGGAAAAATTATTTTTTCTCCAACACAGGGTCTGTATCGAAAAATGGAAAAACCTTTCTCAATGGAAATCCTTATTAACCAACAGGAGTTTGTACAACGGGATTCCATTGGAGACATAAATAGAGTCCATATTAAATCGGTGGCTCCTGCCAAGGCTTTTATTAATTTCTTTGTTTCTCTTTTAGGCGGGGACCAAAAGTATTGGAAAACTCATTTCGATGTTTATTTCCTTGGAACTCACGAAAACTGGTGGATAGGTTTTTTAACCAAACGGGAGAGTCCAATCGCTCGCCATTTGAGTCGAGTAATCCTGCAAGGAGAAGGAGCACAATTTAATGTGGTTACCTTAGTTGAACAAAATGGTGATCGAACGGTGACGACCTATTCCCAACAACACATTAAGACTAATGGAGAAGTCGAGTTCCCCGATGCCGAAACCTTCCCGTCCTTTTAA
- a CDS encoding MMPL family transporter has product MPKPSRPFKIPKKYLVWIWGILMLGMVFFVFFRMMGGPITDTGLLSLLPKSEQNPVLADTNELLSRRASQIMAFVIVHSDSESAQRIADQFTDEIQASGLVKSILTGGSSEIRTSFYDLYFPMRYQFIAQKDRETLLSTEGVDLLIHRLKINLFTPASAFVSGIIPEDPFLFFIEYLRGSLEFINPFESKPTPTSGEIKEGESHVFIALEWNADTFNARNQDQVFEWVSDFKKGLSDRGTGAKLYSTGVLSFARAQRVQAQKELFLISLGSFAIVLSLVWIVFKSPTTMGILLIPVCMGFVAGLATTLALFGRIHIVTLTFGTTLIGCAIDYPIHYLAHRSFGPLKQDPMDTLHRLGPGLFMGMVTSVMGYMALAAAPFPGLQQIAVFSSVGLAIALLTVYAWLPHLSTHMGIPGALPHFHKGVGLYFSLFSRFWNRNAPKRNAAIFFCLFLGIGIGLSRTHFNDDIRRLQNNIPALLQEDARVRQYGDFGGNRFILVEASTEEELLKRQESLFNRLTVLGRKGDLSSFQCLAPFIASFERQDSNAQLIRSTFLKKELHVRQEFKKIGLSPFVADRFFNDLRQPPLIFKPDQWLGNPASERFRHLWIGRTPHGYASTALAGGVTNSATLARELHGMPGVRLFDQVEEYSNLLSRYRTKSMVLVVGAAFVAGLFLLFRYGIRGGGYAMIPPLSGVLIAFSVLGWLHIPLTIFHTLAAVLVMAMGMDYTIFFLEASRCPELKEPSSLSVSLSACTTMGSFGLLSLCGTPAISALGQTAFLGLLVSFFLSPLPLIAGQRKSES; this is encoded by the coding sequence ATGCCGAAACCTTCCCGTCCTTTTAAAATCCCTAAGAAATACCTTGTTTGGATATGGGGAATCCTGATGTTGGGTATGGTTTTTTTCGTCTTCTTTCGAATGATGGGGGGACCGATTACAGATACCGGACTCCTCTCATTGTTACCCAAGTCTGAACAAAATCCTGTTCTGGCAGACACCAACGAACTTCTCTCGCGTCGAGCCAGCCAAATAATGGCCTTTGTTATTGTTCATTCGGATTCTGAATCAGCTCAAAGAATTGCCGATCAATTCACGGACGAAATCCAAGCCTCCGGATTAGTCAAATCGATTTTGACGGGTGGATCCTCAGAAATCCGAACCTCTTTTTACGATCTCTATTTCCCAATGCGGTATCAGTTTATTGCCCAAAAAGACCGCGAAACCCTTCTGAGCACAGAGGGAGTGGATCTGTTGATCCATCGTTTAAAAATCAACCTCTTTACTCCAGCGTCCGCTTTCGTTTCCGGCATCATTCCGGAAGATCCGTTTCTGTTTTTTATTGAATACCTTCGGGGTTCATTGGAGTTTATTAATCCATTTGAGAGTAAACCCACCCCCACTTCTGGGGAAATCAAAGAGGGGGAATCTCACGTTTTTATTGCTTTGGAGTGGAATGCCGACACCTTCAACGCGCGAAATCAAGACCAAGTCTTTGAATGGGTTTCCGATTTCAAAAAGGGCCTATCGGATCGGGGCACGGGAGCTAAATTGTATTCAACGGGCGTTTTGTCTTTTGCCCGAGCGCAAAGGGTTCAAGCCCAAAAGGAATTGTTTCTTATCAGCCTGGGATCCTTTGCAATCGTTCTGTCCCTTGTATGGATTGTATTTAAATCGCCTACCACAATGGGAATTCTATTGATCCCCGTTTGTATGGGATTTGTTGCGGGTTTGGCCACGACTTTGGCTTTGTTTGGCCGAATCCATATTGTCACGCTCACCTTTGGCACAACATTGATCGGATGCGCTATCGATTACCCGATCCATTACCTTGCCCACCGATCTTTCGGGCCATTGAAACAAGACCCCATGGATACGCTCCATCGACTGGGGCCGGGCTTATTTATGGGTATGGTAACGAGCGTTATGGGGTATATGGCTCTGGCGGCTGCGCCGTTCCCTGGCTTACAACAAATTGCCGTATTTTCTTCTGTGGGACTTGCGATTGCCCTTTTAACTGTTTACGCTTGGCTCCCACATCTTTCCACCCACATGGGGATCCCTGGAGCCCTCCCTCATTTCCATAAAGGAGTGGGGCTCTATTTTTCTTTGTTTTCTCGTTTTTGGAACAGAAATGCACCCAAGAGAAATGCCGCCATCTTTTTTTGCCTCTTTCTTGGAATTGGAATTGGTTTAAGTCGAACGCACTTTAACGACGATATTCGACGACTCCAAAACAACATTCCTGCACTTCTCCAAGAAGACGCACGCGTCCGACAGTATGGGGATTTTGGTGGAAACCGCTTCATCTTGGTGGAGGCCTCAACAGAGGAAGAGCTACTTAAACGGCAAGAAAGTCTTTTTAATCGTTTGACCGTATTGGGTCGAAAAGGAGATCTCTCTTCTTTTCAATGCTTGGCTCCCTTTATTGCAAGTTTTGAACGACAGGATTCAAACGCCCAATTGATTCGATCAACGTTTCTAAAAAAGGAACTCCATGTTCGTCAGGAATTTAAGAAAATAGGATTGTCGCCTTTCGTTGCGGATCGATTTTTTAATGATCTGCGCCAGCCCCCTCTTATTTTTAAACCTGACCAATGGCTCGGCAATCCTGCGTCAGAAAGGTTTCGTCACTTGTGGATCGGGAGGACCCCCCATGGCTACGCCAGCACCGCCTTGGCTGGTGGCGTTACCAATAGCGCAACCCTCGCAAGGGAGCTCCACGGGATGCCTGGTGTTCGTTTATTTGATCAGGTGGAGGAATATTCGAATCTTCTTTCTCGCTATCGAACGAAAAGCATGGTGTTGGTGGTGGGGGCCGCTTTTGTGGCGGGTTTATTTCTCCTCTTTCGATACGGAATCCGGGGAGGGGGATACGCAATGATCCCGCCATTGTCAGGCGTATTGATTGCATTTTCGGTTTTAGGATGGTTGCATATTCCACTCACTATCTTTCACACGCTGGCTGCCGTTCTTGTCATGGCCATGGGGATGGACTACACGATCTTTTTCCTTGAGGCGTCTCGTTGTCCTGAACTAAAGGAACCGTCTTCATTGTCCGTGTCTTTGAGCGCTTGCACAACAATGGGGTCCTTTGGCCTGCTCAGTTTATGTGGAACTCCCGCTATATCGGCACTCGGACAAACCGCCTTCCTTGGGTTGTTGGTTTCTTTTTTCCTTTCACCTTTACCGCTCATCGCTGGTCAAAGAAAGTCCGAATCATGA
- a CDS encoding beta-ketoacyl-ACP synthase gives MTPPHYVLSALGMVNALGITTDQIWHSLIQGEQKGFVPLGGPLSKNNVRVGRVPINEKDVVFPEDLTLYHCRNNALVFTAFEQIKEKVTQIVSSYGAHRVGVVLGSSTSGVGATETAFAIRRGQGEFPKKFHYVQHELGGVSEFLGKLAGIRGPTYTLSTACSSSAKAFASARALLRDNWCDAVIVGGADSLCRLTVEGFMALEAISPKPSNSMSKNRNGFVVGEGAALFVLEKHGPGIELWGVGESSDAYHMSAPRPDGGGAMNAMTRALQDARVSKDQIRYINLHGTGTVLNDQMEARAVAELFPKVSCSSTKAMTGHTLGAAGAMEVGLCWLTLTHASEMNVLLPPHLWDGHPDESLPLLNLVRVGDSIDLTEKVAFLSNSFGFGGSNCSVIIGQGDPR, from the coding sequence ATGACGCCTCCTCACTATGTTTTATCCGCCCTGGGAATGGTGAACGCTCTGGGAATTACTACGGACCAAATTTGGCATTCCCTTATTCAGGGTGAGCAGAAAGGCTTTGTTCCCTTGGGCGGCCCCTTATCAAAAAACAATGTTCGGGTTGGTCGTGTCCCTATAAATGAAAAGGATGTGGTTTTCCCAGAGGACCTGACCCTTTATCATTGTAGGAATAACGCGCTGGTATTTACGGCATTCGAGCAAATTAAAGAAAAGGTGACGCAAATTGTTTCATCCTATGGTGCCCATCGCGTGGGGGTTGTTTTGGGTTCCAGCACGTCCGGTGTTGGAGCGACAGAAACAGCGTTCGCGATCCGTCGGGGCCAAGGAGAATTCCCAAAAAAGTTTCATTACGTGCAACACGAATTAGGCGGAGTTTCTGAATTTCTTGGAAAGCTTGCGGGGATTCGTGGCCCCACATACACCCTTTCAACAGCTTGTTCATCCAGCGCCAAGGCTTTCGCTTCGGCTCGCGCTTTATTGCGGGATAATTGGTGCGATGCTGTGATTGTTGGAGGGGCGGATTCCTTGTGTCGGCTGACCGTCGAAGGATTTATGGCCTTGGAGGCCATTTCGCCTAAACCATCAAATTCCATGAGCAAAAATCGGAATGGATTTGTTGTCGGTGAAGGGGCCGCCTTATTCGTTTTAGAGAAGCACGGCCCAGGCATAGAATTATGGGGGGTGGGCGAAAGTTCGGACGCCTATCACATGTCGGCCCCTCGGCCCGATGGGGGGGGGGCCATGAACGCGATGACGCGGGCACTCCAAGATGCGCGTGTATCGAAAGATCAAATTCGATATATTAATCTACATGGGACTGGGACCGTTTTAAATGATCAAATGGAAGCTCGTGCCGTGGCGGAATTGTTCCCGAAAGTTTCGTGCAGTTCAACCAAAGCGATGACAGGTCATACTCTGGGGGCGGCTGGGGCCATGGAGGTTGGATTGTGTTGGCTTACCTTAACCCACGCGTCTGAAATGAACGTTCTTCTCCCGCCCCATTTATGGGACGGCCACCCGGATGAATCGCTCCCTCTTTTAAATTTGGTTAGAGTGGGAGATTCCATTGATTTGACAGAAAAGGTTGCTTTCTTAAGTAATTCTTTCGGCTTTGGTGGAAGCAACTGTTCTGTGATCATTGGCCAAGGTGATCCGCGATGA
- a CDS encoding beta-ketoacyl synthase chain length factor codes for MKRDTPSVFLRAWAGWIPGTFTKNEWNHLFHQPKISMEQSPDPVIHEIPSLMRRRMGRVSRMSTAVALVCCQEGAVSPKNVPLVFASRHGEMSVLMELLSQMAEGEPVSPTGFSHSVHHTSGSFFSMATGNERALRSVAGGSCSFGYGFLDALGLLREEGNEDVLFVVADDKVPTIFEPLVDEERIPYAIALLLSRASIGNGVRLSFELSSPENGTYRPPPVECFSGVNGLDFLRWLEGKEKSFELLVGGHLWHWSK; via the coding sequence ATGAAAAGGGATACGCCTTCAGTTTTCTTGAGAGCGTGGGCAGGATGGATCCCTGGAACCTTTACTAAAAATGAATGGAATCATTTATTTCATCAGCCTAAGATTTCGATGGAACAAAGCCCGGACCCTGTTATCCATGAAATTCCATCCCTGATGCGTCGGCGAATGGGTAGAGTCAGTCGCATGTCAACCGCGGTGGCATTGGTTTGTTGTCAAGAAGGGGCGGTTTCCCCAAAAAATGTCCCACTCGTTTTCGCCTCCCGCCATGGGGAAATGTCCGTTTTAATGGAATTACTTTCTCAGATGGCGGAAGGAGAACCTGTCTCCCCCACGGGTTTCTCTCATTCGGTTCACCATACTTCCGGGAGTTTCTTCAGTATGGCCACAGGGAATGAAAGGGCACTTCGATCCGTGGCAGGGGGATCTTGTTCTTTTGGTTATGGATTTTTAGACGCGCTGGGCCTTCTTCGCGAGGAGGGGAATGAAGATGTTCTGTTCGTGGTCGCTGATGATAAGGTCCCCACCATTTTTGAACCCTTAGTGGATGAGGAGAGAATCCCCTACGCTATTGCCCTCCTTTTGTCGAGGGCCTCTATTGGGAATGGGGTCCGTCTCTCTTTTGAATTATCATCACCTGAAAATGGAACATACCGGCCCCCACCCGTGGAATGCTTTAGTGGGGTAAACGGTTTAGATTTTCTGCGCTGGCTCGAGGGTAAGGAAAAATCATTTGAATTATTGGTAGGCGGGCATTTGTGGCACTGGTCCAAATAG